The proteins below are encoded in one region of Engraulis encrasicolus isolate BLACKSEA-1 chromosome 1, IST_EnEncr_1.0, whole genome shotgun sequence:
- the utp6 gene encoding U3 small nucleolar RNA-associated protein 6 homolog, with product MAEIVQRRIEERIPELEQLERVGLFTQKEIRSILKRTTALEYKLRRRDITKDDFIAYIQYEVNVLELITKRRQNLGYFFKREEIEYVIIQRVVNTFRRATSKWQEDIQLWLSHVAFCKKWATQGELSKVFSSMLAVHPDKPALWIMAAKCELEDRNSSESARHLFLRALRFHPNDKKVYQEYFRMELMHAEKLRKQQAELEKAEIDVGEYEFSPEILSGKLAEVVYRDATQKIKGAEFMLSLLQIASIFDFTKELQDSILHELQSLHTDDSVTWDFMAKRELEVTVTPELQTAKGKASDADRKEERCCAVYQEAVKSLNTEAMWTCYINFTSEKYRRKTNVQDLKDKRRQRLLMAMQGAHEASLLPETFYKTWLEASLSSGDEDATTQIAVAATQRFSQSGETWSLALQTLVKLGRAEAGALFQEALAHVNPKESLPLWLQWLRWSEASQGVQETEALFQKGLLLPFPAICATIKEKYLEWSYKTGGYKKARKTFTSLHERRPFTKAFFTTMLQIEKQQDTPKMSNIRDCYERALREFGSSDHDLWLDYIKEERGEHGQPENCGKLHWRAMKALEGEDVERFVTAYALLQTGHI from the exons ATGGCTGAAATAGTACAGCGGCGAATAGAAGAGAGGATTCCAGAGCTCGAGCAGCTTGAACGAGTTGGTCTGTTCACTCAAAAGGAGATCAG GTCTATCCTGAAGAGGACAACTGCATTGGAGTATAAACTGCGCAGAAGGGACATAACTAAAGATGACTTCATAGCATACATACAG TATGAAGTTAACGTGCTGGAACTTATTACAAAGAGACGTCAA AATCTGGGCTACTTTTTCAAGAGGGAGGAAATTGAGTATGTCATTATTCAACGTGTAGTCAACACATTCCGTAGAGCCACATCCAAGTGGCAG gaAGATATCCAGTTGTGGCTGTCCCATGTAGCCTTCTGTAAGAAATGG GCCACACAGGGTGAACTCAGCAAGGTCTTCTCCTCCATGCTGGCTGTCCATCCAGACAAACCAG CCCTGTGGATCATGGCTGCCAAGTGTGAGCTGGAGGACAGGAACTCCTCGGAGAGCGCTCGCCATCTCTTCCTCAGGGCCCTGCGCTTCCATCCCAACGACAAGAAGGTCTACCAGGAG taTTTCCGTATGGAGTTGATGCACGCTGAGAAGCTGAGGAagcagcaggctgagctggaGAAGGCCGAGATCGACGTG gGGGAATACGAGTTCTCCCCAGAGATTCTCAGTGGCAAGCTGGCAGAGGTGGTGTACAGAGATGCCACACAGAAGATCAAAG GTGCTGAGTTCATGCTGTCGCTCCTGCAGATTGCATCCATATTTGACTTCACCAAGGAGCTACAGGACTCCATCCTGCACGA GTTGCAGAGCCTGCACACGGACGACTCGGTGACCTGGGACTTCATGGCCAAGCGCGAGCTGGAGGTGACGGTGACGCCGGAGCTGCAGACGGCGAAGGGCAAGGCCTCGGACGCCGACCGCAAGGAGGAGCGCTGCTGTGCCGTCTACCAGGAGGCCGTCAAGAGCCTCAACACCG AGGCCATGTGGACGTGCTACATCAACTTCACCTCAGAGAAGTACAGGAGGAAAACCAACGTCCAGGATCTGAAGGACAAG AGGAGACAGCGGTTACTGATGGCCATGCAGGGAGCGCATGAGGCGTCGCTGCTGCCAGAGACCTTCTACAAAACctgg ctcGAGGCCTCACTGTCGTCGGGTGACGAGGACGCCACCACGCAGATCGCCGTGGCCGCCACCCAGCGCTTCAGCCAATCGGGCGAGACCTGGAGCCTGGCCCTGCAGACCCTGGTGAAGCTGGGCCGTGCGGAGGCGGGCGCTCTATTCCAGGAAGCGCTCGCTCACGTCAATCCCAAG gagAGCCTGCCTTTGTGGCTACAGTGGCTTCGGTGGAGCGAGGCCAGTCAGGGCGTGCAGGAGACTGAGGCCTTGTTTCAG AAGGGTCTGTTGTTACCCTTTCCGGCGATCTGCGCAACTATCAAAGAAAAGTACCTGGAGTGGTCCTACAAAACTGGAGGGTACAAGAAGGCCCGAAAGACCTTCACGAG CTTACACGAGCGCCGTCCCTTCACCAAGGCTTTCTTCACCACCATGCTCCAGATTGAAAAGCAGCAG gacacGCCAAAGATGAGCAACATTAGAGACTGCTATGAACGAGCGCTCAGAGAGTTCGGCTCTAGTGATCACG ATCTGTGGTTGGACTACATCAAAGAGGAGCGTGGGGAACACGGGCAGCCTGAGAACTGTGGCAAGCTGCACTGGCGGGCCATGAAAGCCCTTGAGGGAGAGGACGTGGAGCGATTTGTCACCGCCTACGCGCTGCTGCAAACAGGACACATCTGA